From Fusarium oxysporum f. sp. lycopersici 4287 chromosome 10, whole genome shotgun sequence:
TCATTACTATGACAAGTAAGGTATCCTGAATGGAAGATCCAAGTTGCGACAGGACGGGATTGGCCGGGTGGGGCAGGCATCATTTGACTCTACCGAGCGGCATGTGAAGGAAGGGGAAGGAGCTTGGACCGTTCATTTCCCCAGAAAATTGCCTGCACAAAGCTCGGAATCGCGGTATATTTCCGCCCAACACTTTTTTCTTGGTTGTTAATTTTTGACATAGCATGCACAAAGTTAGCTATCGGCGTCACTCATCAACCATGGCCAGCGCACCACAACAGGCTACGCAGAATCTGCTGGCCAGAGCGCATTCCCCCGACAGTGTGAATCGCATATACTCGGAAAAGATCCAGCATCGCTCGCTCATCCTGCGACCAACCTCTCCTCCGCCTTCCACAATCAACGCGCGCGCCGCACGTCGAAAAGCTCGCCAAGATAAAAAGGAAAAGCAAAAACAGAGACCCAAGCCACTATCCTCTCGAGAGAAGCGAAGCTTGGGCCTTCATGACATACCTAAGGATGGCCAAAAATACCACATCTATGAGCCTCTGAGTCAAATGTGGCTTGGATATGCTCGAGAGCTACTTGGGAACGATCTTTCGACTGGAGGGCCCAGTGCAGCGGCGAAACTAGCCAGCGCCGAGTTTCATGGTGCTCCTATTCAAGTTGTTCGAAGCCATTGCCCGAGTCGGGTCGGCATTCAAGGTGTTGTCGTCCGCGACCGCAAGTTTGTCTTCGAGATTATAACCAAGAAAAGAGGAGTGAAAGTTGTTCCCAAGGAAGGCACTATTTTTCGAGTCGAAATAACGATTAATGATGGAGCCTCTGATGGTGAGAGTGGACAAAACAAAAAATTTGCTTGCGAGGTTCTCGGAGATCagatgatgttgagggcAGCAGATCGCGCCAACAAGAAGTTTAAAGCACACTTTCTGTCAAATATTTGAGCGCCTTCCAGGATCGAGATTATACGTTACCGACAAGGCCATGCAGGGGGTTATGGATGACATCGTTGCCTCTTATGCTCATAGAGCATTCGAATCAACACAAATCAATCGGGCGATGGCAAAAGTATCCTTAATTGGGTACTGACGCATTCAGGTGGGCGTGGTGTTACCACCTACTCTCTATGCGAAAGACTGTGTGCCCATCCTACACATAGAGTTCTGCCAAACACATGCGTCTCGCTTTGCAGGCGTCATGATACCACGTCCATAAGGGGACAGTGAGCGTCAAGGATCAAGATACACAATGTTAGTATCAACTGGGCTGTGATATTTACGCCTCAGTATCTCAAGTTTTTATTGGGGTGTAGCAAACCACAACAGCTATGCTGGAACTTACAGATCTGTATTTGCTTGCATCGCCAACCCCAGCGTTAACCGCAGTTGTACAACGAGGGTTCAGATACAACACCATGAAGAGTACGCTGAGTAGTATTTAGTGATCAACACTCATCAATGGTTCTCATTGGAGGGTGAGTGCAGCCAGATGTCTCGGGGAGAAAGGTTAGAGGTGCAAGCTGACACAAATAGTATTGAATGGACTTAATGGCACTGCAAAATGCGGATTATCTGCAAGTTATAGTTTAGTACCTCACTCAATGGCCTTTAATGGAGCCATGATGTGAAATCATCGTCTCGACGTAGAGATAGCCTTTGAGTACCAGGTCAGACGAGGCAGACTCAGAAAGTTAACCTATCGCCACGACCCGAGCAGGGGATGAAGAAATTAGTTCATACCTAACGCTGTAACTACCTAGGCAAATGTCATTACGGGGATTTACGATACAAAAATGCGTTGGAATATACAATAATCAGGGCCTCCGAATTATTTGCAAGTTTCAATTGGCTTACAGTGATCGTATCACATTTCAAATATGAAGAATAAGTTTCATACTACTTTGTTCTTGATATAGTATCCTTCTCTTTACCCCTCCAGCTAAGGCGTCTGTCTACATATAGCTGAGCATTGTGTCTGGTGGCGTGCATACTTGGCAAAGGCTATAGCCCATATTCGGGTTTCAAGTTCTGATTCATGGGGAGGTAGAACGCGTCGCGCTTTTTAACGTGTTGCGTGTGACGTGCCGCATTTAAGAATGTCATACAGTCCCTTAATGTGTGACGACACGTGACCCTTCG
This genomic window contains:
- a CDS encoding ribonuclease P protein subunit POP4; amino-acid sequence: MHKVSYRRHSSTMASAPQQATQNLLARAHSPDSVNRIYSEKIQHRSLILRPTSPPPSTINARAARRKARQDKKEKQKQRPKPLSSREKRSLGLHDIPKDGQKYHIYEPLSQMWLGYARELLGNDLSTGGPSAAAKLASAEFHGAPIQVVRSHCPSRVGIQGVVVRDRKFVFEIITKKRGVKVVPKEGTIFRVEITINDGASDGESGQNKKFACEVLGDQMMLRAADRANKKFKAHFLSNI